One window of the Arthrobacter sp. D5-1 genome contains the following:
- a CDS encoding HGxxPAAW family protein: MSKTTVSANQAESTMASHADAIGHGNSPAAWTCVLVMLVGALISSIAFVIASTPIFIGGLVVMVIGLIVGFVMRKAGYGVGGSKLQNNGH; encoded by the coding sequence ATGAGCAAAACAACAGTGTCCGCAAACCAAGCTGAATCCACCATGGCCAGCCACGCTGACGCCATTGGCCACGGAAACAGCCCGGCTGCCTGGACCTGCGTACTTGTGATGCTGGTCGGTGCCCTGATTTCCTCCATCGCGTTCGTCATTGCCAGTACCCCGATCTTCATTGGCGGACTGGTTGTCATGGTCATCGGCCTGATCGTGGGCTTCGTCATGCGCAAGGCGGGCTACGGAGTGGGCGGCAGCAAGCTGCAGAACAACGGCCACTAA
- the trpC gene encoding indole-3-glycerol phosphate synthase TrpC produces MTVLDDIIVGVKEEMETRSRLVSLAELKDRAAGAAPAHDAWAALGGPSSVRNDLKVIAEIKRRSPSKGDLAPIADPASLAVQYADGGASVISVLTEQRRFGGSLADLDAVRAAVDIPLLRKDFTVDEYQIWEARAHGADLILLIVAAVSDSELAEFSALSHELGMNVLVETHTEEEIERAVAAQAKIIGVNVRNLKTLDVDRSVFSSLAGLIPAEAVIVAESGVRGVDDVSHYAAGGANAILVGEALVSDSTPRERITEFKAAGAAAIAVRN; encoded by the coding sequence GTGACCGTTCTTGATGACATCATTGTTGGCGTCAAGGAGGAGATGGAGACGCGCAGCCGTCTCGTTTCCCTTGCGGAGCTGAAGGACCGCGCCGCAGGTGCCGCCCCGGCCCACGATGCATGGGCCGCCCTGGGTGGTCCCTCATCCGTCCGCAACGACCTCAAGGTCATCGCAGAAATCAAGCGTCGCAGCCCGTCCAAGGGCGACCTCGCGCCCATCGCGGATCCCGCTTCCCTTGCGGTTCAGTATGCCGACGGCGGGGCTTCCGTCATCAGCGTCCTGACCGAACAGCGCCGTTTCGGCGGCTCGCTGGCCGACCTCGATGCCGTCCGCGCCGCCGTCGATATTCCCTTGCTGCGCAAGGACTTCACGGTGGACGAGTACCAGATCTGGGAAGCCCGTGCCCACGGCGCCGACCTCATCCTGCTTATTGTCGCGGCAGTGTCGGACTCGGAGTTGGCGGAGTTCAGCGCGCTGAGCCACGAGCTCGGCATGAACGTGCTCGTGGAAACCCACACCGAGGAAGAGATCGAGCGCGCCGTCGCGGCCCAGGCCAAGATCATCGGCGTCAATGTCCGCAACCTCAAGACCCTCGACGTCGACCGCTCGGTTTTCAGTTCCCTGGCTGGATTGATTCCTGCCGAGGCCGTCATCGTCGCCGAGTCGGGTGTGCGGGGCGTGGACGACGTCTCGCATTACGCCGCGGGCGGCGCCAACGCCATCCTGGTGGGGGAGGCGCTTGTCAGCGACTCCACGCCGCGCGAACGCATCACCGAATTCAAGGCAGCTGGAGCTGCCGCCATCGCCGTCAGGAACTGA